AATATCTCTTAAtgtctttttatatttttatttcttatgaTGGGCTCTTCCGAATGGAGCGGCAGTTAGTTTCCCGCTCACTAATAACTATACACGTTTTGTGTGTTCTTTAGTGTatagggtgtgtgtgtgtgtattgtgtATGGGAAAAGTgtctgaataataataaccggTCAGTGGGTCTGGTTCTCGTCTCGACCGACCGACCGGCTTGCCCAGCAGCAGAcgtgggcagcagcagcagcagagccaTTTATTATAGACTGTGCACGTACCACGCATATCACGCTCCGAAGGTGCTCCCTAACGGCCTCGATCATTTGTCAAAGCACCTCATTCCTTCTTCATATTCACcgacttttatatttttcttcctatatgtagccttttcttgttttcacgCACACACATTTCGTCGGCGAGAGTCACGCTGGTTCGATTCCGTTAGGTTTCCATGAGCAACTAAATAAATGCATCCATCAACAGGAGCCGCTTTCCGCTTTTGACGAGAGCTAATAAATATATCACGAGCGAAAAGTCAAAGAGTCGCCCACACCACCAGCAGACGGATCGATATATTCGCCACGTATTGATTGGCGCACCAATGCTGGCGGTTATTAATTTCGGAGAAAATGGCCACACGTAGCTCCCTCCTGTGAACGTTTCAACTTGCGATCTTGTTGTCTTCTGGACGGGGATCACGAACGTTTGATTATATCCGAACGGCGCGGTTTTGATTCGATAGTCTCAGGGGAGAAGGATGACGACGTTAGAAAAGAATCAAGTGGGAGGAACGCAAAGGTTGCCGGTATAGTTTAAGTACGTAGTTTCGTGTTATGTTATGTTATAgcttatatgtatatacggAACAATCCACCGTGAGCTTGCGGTTTGGAAATCCTCccgaaggaaggaaggaatgaCATGAGACAAGGAAGATGAAGTGACCTCGATGTCATTGATGAATATACTAGGGACTAGTTGGGCGGGGTTTCAATAGCTGCCTCGCCTATTCgattctcccttttttctttttctttcttttctccgccACCGACGAGTTCACGAAGCTCCTCTGCTTGGGCGTGGTCTCTACAAAAGAGACCGGGCTGCTACTAGCTCTAAAATCAATACCTCGCGGTTTCCTCGTCTCTCTGTGGTATATATATGTTGAGTCGATCGTTTAGTGTAGTCGCTCACGGAAAATAGTGAACGACCACCTGCATACATAAACAATCTATAcatgtatacatacataccCGCTTGAtacaaaataaggaaacttcCGCCAACTCTCCCATTCTAATGATCGATAATTTacagagaaaaaacccaaattcaTCTAGGGAGTTGGGTGTATGaattatcaaaaaaaaatagaaggttTTGTTAATATTATCAGATAAAGGAATAATGCATTGATAAATAGGACCCGGAACAAATTTGTGTTCTCGCGCACGTCAGATACACCCATGggatattttcattattttgtttggcaATGCCGCACGAAAGACTacggtgaaaaaaaagaaaaaaaggattcgaTAGAAATTGAAGTTTATAATCGGATGTGTTTACATGGGATTATTTAAATTCCCTCACAAAAATGGTAGTCAATTTTATAAGCCAGATGTCTGAATCCTTTTGGTCATCAGATGTTTGGTTGCCTCCCGGAGTCACCTGGAAAGATATCGAACCTAATGACCAAAATCCAATCGCTTATCCCCGCTTTAGCGATATTTGGTAtcctgttttattttcgttcggTCTTACTTTCCTCAGGCTGTTGTTTGAAAAGTAAGTAGAAGTAAAACTTTGAAAACATTATAATGAGGATGTTTCTTATAACCACTGCTTGCTTTCCTATTCCACAGGTATGTTTTCTTTCCGTTGGGCGTAGCCAATGGTCTGAGACCTGTCAGGCCTTGGAAAGGCCAAGCACCAGATAATCCTACGCTAGAGAAGGCCTATCTTGTAGCGAGAAAAGGCAGATTAAACTACAAACAGATTCAAGGACTAGCCAAACAGTTGGACTGGACAGAGAGACAAGTGGAGAGATGGATTCGCATGAGACGAATGATGGATCGGCCCTCTACACTTGTCAAGTTCATGGAGTGTGGCTGGAGGTTCAGCTACTATGGATTTATTTTTGCCTACGGAGTGTGGACTCTCTGGGATAAAGATTGGCTCTGGGACATTAATAATTGCTGGTACACTTTCCCTCACCAGGTAAACCAAACAACTCTAAATGTTCTGACAGCTAAACaacatattcaaatttttgtaggGTGTGACCAACGATATTTGGTGGTATTATATGATTGAGCTTAGTTTCTACTGGTCTTTGCTCTTCTCAATGTTTGAAGACATCAAGAGGAAAGATTTTTGGGAAATGTTGATTCATCATTTTGTaactattattttgttggttcTGTCGTGGACATGTAACCTCGTTCGAGCAGGGACCCTTGTTCTTGTGATACACGATTGCGCCGATATCTTCTTAGAAATGGCCAAAATGATGAAGTACATAAAGTACCAACGAACATGTGATGTGTTGTTCGGGATTTTTACGGTTACTTGGATATGTTCACGACTGGTGGTATATCCATTCTGGTTCCTCTATAGGTATGTAAACCTTAAACTGCCAATTCGTACGTCTCCTTTTAATACGTCTGTACTCATCTCGATATTTTTAACTTACAGCACGTGTATCGGCGCTAAAGAAATAGTGCCCATGTTTCCTGCTTACTATATTTTCAACTCGCTGTTACTAATGCTGCTTATTTTGCACGTCATATGGACGTATTTCATTCTCAAAGTATTATACCGAGCCATTCTTTCAGGACAGGTAAATTTCATTAGcttttcttacatttttcacatggaaattaattttactcCTTGCTGGTACGATCAGATGGAAAAAGATTCTCGTAGCTCATCCAGCGAAGATTTCAGCGAAGATAATAGCAAATCTGGCAATTCTTCGGCCTCACCTACGACTCCATCCAAACGATTGCCTGCCAGCTCCTTGAGCCAGCAAAGTCGAGAACACAAGAATTCCAAATAGTCGTATAAATTAAATGAACGTGGTCCAAAAAAGTTTACAGTAGCCCGATCGTGGTTTTTCTCGTGTAAGTTATATACTGCTTGAGAAGCATCAAATACGGTACGATTTTCAAGCATCAAAGTATGAATTATTCTTAAATAAACGTAGGTCTATTGTTTTTACTAAAATGAATGAAGTAATTTCGTGTCCCAGAGTGGAGTGAgtgtgatttcaaattttctaggAGTATGTATGCATTATTCTTTCTGTCGTCGACTTTTGGCATCAGCGACTTGTGCTGCTTGCGGTGTTTCAAGTtcccgccaccaccacccgaGTGTCTTTTTTAACACCCTGCAAATGCCTTCCTTTAAGGTTTATCTGATTGATCCTTTGATGCGCATTATCAGCAGTGCCTTTATTTACgcaaagcaaagaaaaaccGCTTCATGtttctatttaattttctcgccaacttgttttttgtttgtttatgaaTTTCTGTAATAAAACAGTTTCGATGATTTCATTGTTGCATAAGTACTGCGAGTTTTGCAATCATCCCAATTTGTcctgtgtttgtttttattgatcaAATTGTTGTGCTGTTCAATAAAGTAACCCGAGAGCTTGCGCTTGCCTGTACTACATGACTACATGTTGAATTACAGCTACATATCGTTAGCTTGGAAGTTGAAAACCTAATTTATAATTACGTAATACCTTGTTActatgttgaaaaaaaaacgaactttTCGTTTTAGGAAGTTCATCaactgttttgaattttcaatgttaAAAAACATTGCCCTCTGGCGATATTTTACTTCAAATAAGGatttttcgataaaaaaagTCTAATAACTTGCGATTTTCTAATGTAGAAGAAAAATGCATAAACAGTAAAACCAGTCAAACAACTAAACCactttttgagtttttgtaaaaataattatattggTCAATAAAAGGCAACGTAGCTTACAACCCTCTGGCGTTTActtctttttgtatttgtttttatttgacaaaAGAACAAGCAGACGCTATTACAAGTGGGGAAtaccctttaaaaaaaaagaaaaaaaaccttgagaATCGACTGTAAAAGTAAATAAGCGGCTTGGCTAGTGGCTTGAATTTTCCTGGTGGTATAGCCAAAAGGTTCTACATAACGCGTGGAAGTCGGTTTGTTTGCGTTAGTACAATGTCAGCGTAAACCAAGTAAGCATATTCGTATACTACTCCTTCCAAATTACTCGAGGTATTTTGAAATCTTTACTGTTTTTAAACGTcgtaaacaataaaacaaggaTTTATCGCTAAATTATTGCCTTAATCACGTCAACACCTAGGTTGATCTAATGTCTTGAAAGAAATGTGCAaacaattgattttaaatgttgtcacgtcttttgtgtgtcaccaaaagaaaaagaaagtccaACTGCTCAAACTAATTTGAAAACTTGGTTTAGGAAATGGCTAATGATCAAGAATTTTGCTTGCGATGGAACAACCACCAGTCAAATCTCATCTCAGCTTTTCATGATTTGAGAATTGTAGAAGATTTTGTTGATGTTACACTAGCTTGTGAAGGTCAGAGTTTACAAGCACATAAGGTAGGCAAATGAAGTGATTcttacatatttttaaaactgtataaatggttttttcatttaaattgattaagtaaatttgttgtttccttctttACAACAGGTAGTCTTGTCAGCATGCAGTTCATTTTTCAGAGATTTGCTAAAGGTATATTTTCAACCCCACAACTTGCAAAATGTTAAAACCTTGAGTTGGAAGGCAAATAATTTTCTGATTATTTCCTTGTCTAGACAACTCCATGCAAACACCCTGTTATTGTCTTGAAAGATATTCTCTTTGCTGACCTATTGGCATTGGTGGAATTTGTGTATAATGGAGAAGTCAGAGTAAAACATCATGGACTTCCATCCTTTCTGAGAACTGCTGAGGTTCTGAGAGTTAGGGGTCTCACAGAATCATCTTCCAAGTTTAAGACTTCCCAAATATCTGTTAGTAATTCAACAGCAATTCTCCATGTAGCCAATAACTGTCCATCCATATCCAGTTCTTTACCAGATGACATGCTTGGAAATAAGGTAATTAAATGGCCCTATAACTGTAATTAACTGACATTATTGAGCATAGTTtgtgtcaaaatttgaatttgaatttattgtaGTCGGCGGACTCTCCGATGTTCTCCTCGGGCATCGAGAACGCGGGTTCTGATTCAATTGGACCGTTGGCGGACGTCAAAGTAGAAGAAGTTGACCTTGATTCAGCTTCggacgaagacgaagaaatgATGGGAGCCAGCGCAACATTCCGGTTTCAAGAAGTGCATGATATTGCTAGAGTAGAAGACAAGCGAAAGGGGCAACAAATACAGGAAAATGGTTTAAATCAACCTTTGCTGACTCTACAGAGTTTCGCGAGAATTCCGCTACTGGCTGCGCAAGACATCATTCCACCATTTGTTCATA
This DNA window, taken from Daphnia pulex isolate KAP4 chromosome 2, ASM2113471v1, encodes the following:
- the LOC124210519 gene encoding ceramide synthase 6-like, coding for MVVNFISQMSESFWSSDVWLPPGVTWKDIEPNDQNPIAYPRFSDIWYPVLFSFGLTFLRLLFEKYVFFPLGVANGLRPVRPWKGQAPDNPTLEKAYLVARKGRLNYKQIQGLAKQLDWTERQVERWIRMRRMMDRPSTLVKFMECGWRFSYYGFIFAYGVWTLWDKDWLWDINNCWYTFPHQGVTNDIWWYYMIELSFYWSLLFSMFEDIKRKDFWEMLIHHFVTIILLVLSWTCNLVRAGTLVLVIHDCADIFLEMAKMMKYIKYQRTCDVLFGIFTVTWICSRLVVYPFWFLYSTCIGAKEIVPMFPAYYIFNSLLLMLLILHVIWTYFILKVLYRAILSGQMEKDSRSSSSEDFSEDNSKSGNSSASPTTPSKRLPASSLSQQSREHKNSK
- the LOC124210521 gene encoding broad-complex core protein isoforms 1/2/3/4/5-like isoform X2, with the protein product MANDQEFCLRWNNHQSNLISAFHDLRIVEDFVDVTLACEGQSLQAHKVVLSACSSFFRDLLKTTPCKHPVIVLKDILFADLLALVEFVYNGEVRVKHHGLPSFLRTAEVLRVRGLTESSSKFKTSQISVSNSTAILHVANNCPSISSSLPDDMLGNKSADSPMFSSGIENAGSDSIGPLADVKVEEVDLDSASDEDEEMMGASATFRFQEVHDIARVEDKRKGQQIQENGLNQPLLTLQSFARIPLLAAQDIIPPFVHTSPQDPYVSNNGERQPHLETSDQNESENLSGRTPGRTSSSDRPRWPCPFCMRLLSSRSSVRRHIEDRHTNDTSRHPCPLCERLYRTRNSLQYHLSTAHRDREPGPRGRPRTRPRSPSVTTDSNTTGNKSPIESEVNSRNQQNPSNPFIILNRSPSFGNPQTPLTSESNASGNKSPDEPEMNSTDGYAICLAPHETTFQLHD
- the LOC124210521 gene encoding broad-complex core protein isoforms 1/2/3/4/5-like isoform X1, with protein sequence MANDQEFCLRWNNHQSNLISAFHDLRIVEDFVDVTLACEGQSLQAHKVVLSACSSFFRDLLKTTPCKHPVIVLKDILFADLLALVEFVYNGEVRVKHHGLPSFLRTAEVLRVRGLTESSSKFKTSQISVSNSTAILHVANNCPSISSSLPDDMLGNKSADSPMFSSGIENAGSDSIGPLADVKVEEVDLDSASDEDEEMMGASATFRFQEVHDIARVEDKRKGQQIQENGLNQPLLTLQSFARIPLLAAQDIIPPFVHTSPQDPYVSNNGERQPHLETSDQNESENLSGRTPGRTSSSDRPRWPCPFCMRLLSSRSSVRRHIEDRHTNDTSRHPCPLCERLYRTRNSLQYHLSTAHRDREPGPRGRPRTRPRSPSVTTDSNTTGNKSPIESEVNSRNQQNPSNPFIILNRSPSFGNPQTPLTSESNASGNKSPDEPEMNSVRNISNSFRNLIRSPSAGLPPT